Proteins encoded within one genomic window of Episyrphus balteatus chromosome 1, idEpiBalt1.1, whole genome shotgun sequence:
- the LOC129905253 gene encoding E3 SUMO-protein ligase ZBED1-like, producing the protein MTSSSSSSAEPPRKKRRRNDESYNAQRQEQISRATAYMISANGLPISFVESIGFKHFMSVVEPNYKVPVASTILSRLQFLYNQVHDKIKNAIGPVSFVALTTDGWSSRAQDSFISVTLHYVNDDWELKNFTLCAEYMEERHTAENLALILEMVIAEWDLQGKVSAVVTDNAANVVASVRYVEEIQSSYCCAAHTLQICIKRSLQSVQAYQIILKKASTLVSHFHHSNLAASELSRKQLQLGLKDLKLIQSCPTRWSSSYFMCERLIANRAAVLAVLADRTVTSSSLALKLEINEREWTLLEELTRILKPFQVATTILCQENVTISILRPIINGLINKHLVITDDDDENTVSFLEMMKTNLRQRFKMGEEIVNEVLTEQISSFLDPRHKNLEAECEIMRDVVRSHVRNLIKDISPNENEQIANEQRSAMDFLLKAKSTNEPLNEFDRYLREPQIDYNVSEPLMWWKNNETKYPSLALLAKKILCIPATSVSSERCFSAAGNVVSSKRASLLPENVSLLTFLMRNQKLLQISDN; encoded by the coding sequence ATGACTAGTAGTAGCAGCAGTAGTGCAGAGCctccaagaaaaaaaagacgCCGAAACGACGAAAGTTATAACGCGCAGCGACAAGAACAAATTTCGCGAGCAACAGCCTACATGATATCTGCAAATGGGCTTCCAATTTCATTCGTGGAAAGCATTGGATTTAAGCATTTTATGTCTGTTGTTGAACCCAATTATAAAGTTCCAGTAGCTTCAACTATTTTGTCCCGTTTACAATTTTTGTACAATCAGGTtcatgataaaattaaaaatgcgaTCGGTCCTGTTTCTTTTGTAGCTTTAACTACAGATGGTTGGTCATCCAGGGCGCAAGACTCATTTATATCGGTTACCCTGCACTATGTTAATGATGACTGGGAGCTAAAAAACTTCACATTATGTGCCGAATACATGGAAGAAAGGCACACTGCCGAAAATTTGGCTTTAATATTAGAAATGGTCATAGCAGAGTGGGACTTACAAGGCAAAGTCAGTGCAGTTGTAACCGATAATGCAGCAAATGTTGTAGCGTCAGTACGTTATGTTGAAGAAATTCAAAGTAGTTATTGCTGCGCAGCACATACGTTGCAAATCTGCATTAAACGCTCTTTGCAATCAGTACAAGCATACCAAATAATACTAAAAAAAGCAAGCACTTTAGTAAGCCACTTCCACCATTCTAATTTGGCTGCTTCTGAATTAAGTAGGAAACAGTTACAACTAGGCTTAAAAGACCTAAAATTGATTCAAAGCTGTCCAACAAGGTGGAGTTCATCCTACTTCATGTGTGAAAGGCTGATTGCAAATCGTGCAGCTGTTCTTGCGGTTTTGGCTGACAGGACTGTTACAAGTTCCTCATTGGCCTTGAAATTGGAAATAAACGAGAGAGAATGGACACTATTAGAAGAACTGACAAGAATCCTAAAACCATTCCAGGTTGCAACCACAATTTTGTGTCAAGAAAATGTAACCATTTCCATTTTAAGGCCAATTATTAATGGGCTCATAAATAAACACCTTGTTATaaccgatgatgatgatgagaacACTGTCAGTTTCTTGGAAATGATGAAAACTAATTTACGCCAAAGATTCAAAATGGGTGAAGAGATAGTAAATGAAGTTCTCACTGAACAAATCTCATCGTTTTTAGACCCAAGGCACAAAAACTTAGAAGCCGAGTGTGAAATCATGAGAGATGTTGTAAGGAGTCATGTTAGGAACCTAATAAAGGACATTTCGCCTAACGAGAATGAACAAATCGCTAATGAACAACGAAGTGCCAtggattttttgttaaaagcaaAATCAACTAATGAGCCCTTAAACGAATTTGATAGGTATTTGAGAGAGCCGCAGATAGACTATAATGTTTCTGAGCCGTTGATGTGGTGGAAAAATAATGAAACCAAATATCCAAGCTTAGCGCTGCtggctaaaaaaattttgtgtataCCAGCCACATCGGTGTCATCAGAACGATGCTTCTCTGCAGCAGGTAACGTTGTCTCATCAAAAAGAGCAAGCCTTTTACCcgaaaatgtaagtttattgacatttttgatgagaaatcaaaaattgttgcaaataagtGATAATTAA